A genomic window from Heptranchias perlo isolate sHepPer1 chromosome 20, sHepPer1.hap1, whole genome shotgun sequence includes:
- the LOC137336089 gene encoding zinc finger protein 271-like, with product HKDTRTTEKPWKCGDCGKGFNSPSKLEIHRRNHTGERPFTCSVCGKGFTQSYTLLTHQRFHFDERPFKCSDCEKRFKSKSNLLTHQHTHTGERPFTCSVCGKGFTRSSTLLTHQRVHTGERPFTCSVCKKRFTRSSHLQRHQRVHSEERPFKCSDCGKRFKTRNELLRHQRTHTGERPFSCSVCKNRFTHSSHLLQHQQVHTDERPFKCSDCAKRFKTRNELLRHQRTHTGERPFTCTVCEKRFTWSSNLLRHQRVHTDERPFKCSDCEKRFKSKINLLTHQRTHTGEKPFTCSACGKGFTRSSDLLSHQRVHTGERPFTCFVCGKGFTRSSHLLSHQRVHTGERPFTCFVCGKGFTWSSNLLIHQRVHTGERPLICSVCKKRFTHSSHLLQHQQVHTDERPFKCPDCEKRFKIRNEMVRHQRSHTGERPFTCTLCEKRFTRSSNLLSHQRVHSDERPFKCSDCEKRFKRKIDLLTHQRTHTGERPFTCSVCGKGFTRSSTLLRHQRVHTGERPLNVLTLGRDLKSETNC from the coding sequence cacaaggacacccggaccacggagaaaccgtggaaatgtggggactgtgggaagggattcaattccccttcaaagctggaaattcatcgacgcaatcacaccggggagagaccgttcacctgctccgtgtgtgggaagggattcactcagtcatacaccctcctgacacaccagcgatttcactttgatgagagaccttttaaatgttcggactgtgagaagaggtttaaaagcaaaagtaacctgctgacacaccaacacactcacactggggagaggccgttcacctgctccgtttgtgggaagggattcactcggtcatccaccctgctgacacaccaacgagttcacactggggagaggccgttcacctgctccgtgtgtaagaagagatttactcggtcatcccacctacagagacaccagcgagttcactctgaagagagaccttttaaatgttctgactgtgggaagagatttaaaaccaGAAACGAactactgagacaccaacgcactcacactggggagaggccgttctcctgctccgtgtgtaagaacagattcactcattcatcacaccttctgcaacaccagcaagttcacactgatgagagaccttttaaatgttctgactgtgcgaAGAGATTTAAAACCAGAAACGAactactgagacaccaacgcactcacactggggagaggccgttcacctgcaccgtgtgtgagaagagatttacttggtcatccaacctgctgagacaccagcgagttcacactgatgagagaccttttaaatgttctgactgtgagaagagatttaaaagcaaaattaatctgctgacacaccaacgcactcacactggggagaagccgttcacctgctctgcgtgtgggaagggattcactcggtcatcagaCCTTctatcacaccagcgagttcacactggggagagaccgttcacctgcttcgtgtgtgggaagggattcactcggtcatcccaccttctgtcacaccagcgagttcacactggggagaggccattcacctgcttcgtgtgtgggaagggattcacttggtcatccaacctgctgatacaccagcgagttcacactggggagagaccgctcatctgctctgtgtgtaagaagagattcactcattcatcacaccttctgcaacaccagcaagttcacactgatgagagaccttttaaatgtcctgactgtgagaagagatttaaaatcagaaacgaaatggtgagacaccaacgcagtcacactggggagagaccgttcacctgcaccttgtgtgagaagagatttactcggtcatccaaccttctgtcacaccagcgagttcactccgatgagagaccttttaaatgttctgattgtgagaagagatttaaaagaaaaattgatctgctgacacaccagcgcactcacactggggagaggccattcacctgctccgtgtgtgggaagggattcactcggtcatccaccctgctgagacaccagcgagttcacactggtgagagacctttaaatgttctgactttgggaagagatttaaaatcagaaacaaactgctga